Sequence from the Luteibacter aegosomaticola genome:
GCCACGGCACGCTGCACGGCCATGCCGCCACCCAGGGACAGGTGCAGGCGGGAGAAATCTAGCTCGGCGAAGCCCGGGGTGTTCAGCAGGCCGTTGAACAGCGTGTTGACGCCGGTGATGGCCGTGAACTTTTCCTTGGAGAGCTCCTTGACGAAGCCCTTCATGTCGCGCGGATTGGTGATCAGCAGGTTCATGGCACCCAGGCGGGTGAAGACCAGGCCGTTCGCCGTCAGCGAGAAGATGTGATACAGCGGCAGCGCGGTGACGATCACTTCCTCACCCGCGGTGGCCGCGGTGCTGATCCAGGCATCGGCCTGCAGCATGTTCGCGATCATGTTGCGGTGGGTGAGCATGGCGCCCTTGGCCACGCCGGTCGTACCGCCGGTGTACTGCAGGAACGCAATATCGTCGTGGCCCACGTCCACGCTGGGCATGGCGTGCGCCTTGCCGCGCGCGACCGCGTCATTGAAGCGGGTCTGCTTCGGCAGCTTGTAGGCCGGCACTTCCTTGCGGATGTGCTTGACCACGAAGTTGATGATGCTGCCCTTGGGGAAGCCGATGAGATCGCCCACGCCGGTGGTGATGACGTGTTCGACGCGCGTGCCGGGCAGGGCTTCCTGCACGGTGTGCGCGAAGTTATCCAGGACTACGATCGCCTTGGCGCCGGAGTCTTCCAGCTGGTGGTGCAGTTCGCGGGTCGTGTACAGCGGGTTCGTGTTGACCACGGTGAGGCCGAGGCGCAATGCGCCGAACAGCACCACGGGATACTGCAGCAGGTTCGGCAGCATGATCGCGAGGCGGTCGCCCTTCTTCAGGCCGAGTTCGCCCGAGAGGAAGCCGGCGAAGGCGGTGGAGAGCTCGTCGATCTGGCCGTAGGTCAGGACCTTCCCGAAGTTCTTGTACGCGGGGCGGTCACGAAATTTCTGAAACGATTCCTCGAAGACCGCCGCAACGGAGCGGTATGCGTTGACGTCGATGTCGGCCGGCACGCCAGCCGGGTAGTGGGCAAGCCACGGGCGCTCGTTGCTCATGTACGGGACGGACTCCTGGAAAATGTGGCGATCGCACGGCAGGCTCGTCGTATGATCGGAGCGATTGGAGCATACGCGCGCGTATAGCATCAAGCCGCATTGCAACGCGCCACAAAAGGGGCAATACATGCTGCGTCATAAGGCCTTGGCCACCTTACTCCTCACGGCCCTCGCTGTCGTCAGCGGCTGCCACCGTACACCGGATGACGAGCAGGTCCGCAAGGCGATCGCCGCGGCCGAGGCGGGAGCAGAGGCTGGCAGTGCCAGCGACACGGTCGGTGGGCTTTCCGATGATTTCGATGGTAACGGTGGCCAGCTCGCCAAGCGCGACCTCGCGAACCTGGTACGCGTATTCGCCCTGCGCGGGCAGAAAGTGCATGCGCTGGTCGGGCCCATCTCGGTTGAGAAGCGCGGTGACCGGCAGGTCGCAACCTTTACCGTCACGCTAACCGCTGGCGCGGGCGTGTTGCCGGAAAACGCCGGTGCCTATGAGGTGGAAACCGGCTGGCGCAAGGACGGCAGCGAATGGCATTGCTTCACCGCCACCTGGAAGCGCGCCCTATGAGGTAGGAGCCCACCCTGTGGGCGACGCCTTTCGCGATAACGCTGCAGGGCCTGCGACGTTGGGGCGAAAGATGTCGCCCACAGGGTGGGCTCCTACGATGAATCAAAAAAAAGGCCCGGTTTCCCGGGCCTTTTTTCTTACGCCGCCTTGGCGAGCTGGCGGAGCACGTACTGCAGGATGCCGCCGTGGCGGAAGAACTCGCGCTCCTTCGGGGTGAGCAGGAGCACCTTCACGGTGAACTCCTTGGTCGAACCGTCCGGACGCGTGGCCTTCACCTGTGCGGTCTTCGACTCGCCGCCGTTGAGGCCGGTGATGTCGAACACTTCATCACCCTTCAGGCCGAGCGTCTGCGCGTTCTCGCCGTCCTGGAACTGGCAGGGCAGCACGCCCATGCCGACCAGGTTGGAGCGGTGGATGCGCTCGAAGCTCTCGGTGATCACGGCCTTGACGCCGAGGAGCAGGGTGCCCTTGGCCGCCCAGTCACGCGACGAACCGGTGCCGTATTCCTTGCCAGCGAGGACGACGAGCGGCGTGCCGTCGGCCTTGTACTTCATGGCGGCATCGTAGATGGCCATCTGTTCGCCGGTCGGGATGTACTTGGTGTAGCCGCCTTCCACGCCATCGAGCATCAGGTTCTTGATGCGGATGTTGGCGAAGGTGCCACGCACCATCACGTCATCGTTGCCGCGACGCGAACCGTAGGAGTTGAAGTCCTTCGCCTCGACGCCCCTGGAGATCAGGAAACGGCCCGCCGGGCTGTCCTTCTTGATCGAGCCGGCCGGCGAGATGTGGTCGGTGGTGATCGAGTCACCGAAGATGCCCATGGCGCGCGCGCCGTGGATGTCTTCGATGGTGCCGGCTTCAGCGGCCATGCCGTCGAAGTAGGGCGGGTTCTTGATGTAGGTCGAGTCGTCCCACGCGTAGGTCTGGCCATCCGGCGAGGCGATCTGGTTCCAGCGGCTGTCGCCCTTGAAGACGTCGGCGTAGCTGGCCTTGAACATCTCCGGGCTGATGGCGCCGGCGATGAGGTCGGAGATTTCCTGGTTGCTCGGCCAGATGTCCTTCAGGTACACCGGCTGGCCATCGCTGCCCGTGCCGAGCGCATCCTTGGTCAGGTCGATGTTGAGCGTACCGGCCAGGGCGTAGGCGACCACCAGCGGCGGCGAGGCCAGGTAGTTCATCTTCACTTCCGGATGCACGCGGCCTTCGAAGTTACGGTTACCCGAGAGCACCGACGCCACGGCTAGGTCACCCTCGGCGATGCCCTTGCTGATTTCAGCGGGCAGCGGACCGGAGTTACCGATGCAGGTGGTGCAGCCGTAGCCGACCACGTAGAAGTTCACCTTCTCGAGCTCGGCCAGCAGGCCGGTCTTCTTCAGGTATTCGGTGACCACGAGCGAGCCCGGGCCGAGCGAGGGCTTGACCCACGGCTTGCTGGTGAGGCCACGCGCGGCCGCCTTCTTGGCAACGAGGCCAGCAGCCAGCATGACGGCCGGGTTCGAGGTGTTGGTGCACGAGGTGATCGCGGCGATGACGACCGAGCCATCGTTGATGCGGAAGGACTTGCCGTCCTTCTCGACCAGCACGCCGTCGTCGCCGACCTTGTTGGCTTCGTTGCCGACCGCGGTGCCGCCGCCTTCATTGCTGAAGTTGGCCGCGTCGCCGTTCTTCGGCTTGCGGTTGGCGGTGAGCGGGCCGACCACGTCGAGGAAGCTCTGCTTCACGCCTTCGAGCAGCACGCGGTCCTGCGGACGCTTCGGGCCGGCGAGCGAGGGCTTGACCGTCGACATGTCGAGGTCGAGCACGGTGGTGAACTCGGCTTCCGGGGTGTTCGCGTCGTGCCACAGGCCCTGGGCCTTGGCATAGGTCTCGACGAGGGCGATCTGGCTTTCTTCGCGGCCCGAGAGGCGCAGGTAGTTCAGCGCTTCCTGGTCGATCGGGAAGATACCGCAGGTCGCGCCGTATTCCGGGGCCATGTTGGCGATGGTGGCGCGATCGGCCAGCGGCAGGTTCTGCAGGCCGTTGCCGAAGAACTCGACGAACTTGCCGACGACGCCGAGCTTACGCAGCATCTGGGTCACGGTGAGCACGAGGTCGGTCGCGGTCACGCCTTCGCCGAGCTTGCCGGTGAGGCGGAAGCCGACGACCTGCGGGATCAGCATGGACGACGGCTGGCCGAGCATGGCGGCTTCGGCTTCGATACCGCCCACGCCCCAGCCCAGCACGCCGATGCCGTTGATCATGGTGGTGTGCGAGTCGGTACCGAACACGCTATCCGGGTAAGCGAACGATTCGCCGTTCACGTCGCTGGTGAAGACGACGCGGGCCAGGTTCTCGAGGTTCACCTGGTGGACGATGCCGGTGCGCGGCGGCACGACGGCGAAGTTGTTGAAGGCCTTCTGGCCCCAGCGCAGGAACGAGTAACGCTCCTGGTTGCGCTCGAATTCGATTTCGACGTTCTTTTCCAGCGCCGACTCGGCACCGAATGCGTCCACCTGCACCGAGTGGTCGATGACCAGCTCAGCCGGGACCAGCGGGTTGATGCGATCGGCGTTGCCGCCGAGCTTCACCACGGCATCGCGCATGGCGGCCAGGTCGACCACGCAGGGCACGCCGGTGAAATCCTGCAGCACCACGCGGGCGGGCATGAAGGAGATTTCGGTATCCGGCTCGGCCTTGGCGTTCCAGTTGGCGACGGCCTCGATTTCCTTCGAGGTGACGTTCACGCCGTCTTCCTGGCGGAGCAGGTTCTCCAGCAGGATCTTCATCGAGAAGGGCAGGCGCTTCAGGTCGAACTTCTGACCCAGCTTCGCCAGGCTGGCGATCTTGTGGCTCTTGCCGTTGACTTCGATTTTGTCTGCGACTGAGAACGAGTCTTTCATGCTGTACTCCTGGCGTGGCTTGCTTTAGCTGGGGAGGCCTGGCGGCCCCGGGTGGGGGCGCCAAAGCGTCGATTATCGCGCAGTCTGCGGCTCGTATGCGACCGCCGTGAGACCCGGCGTCCGTTACAATGCCCGGCCCGGGGCGCGCACGAGCGCGACTACGGCGAGAAATCCCTAAAAGCATGAAGCGGGGGGCGGATGGGCGCAAACGTATTTGATGGCACACAGCGTTCGATGATTTCGATGGCCCTGTCATCCGTATCCCTGCGCGACCTCGCGCTGGTCCAGGCCGTGGCCCGCGAAGGGAGCTTCAATAGCGCCGCCCGGGCCATGTACATCAGTGCCTCGGGGCTTTCGCACCAGGTGCAGAAAGTGGAGCAGGCCCTGGGCATGCCCCTGTTCGAGCGCGGCGGGCGCCGGGTCGTCCCCACGTCGGCCGGTCAGCGTCTGTTGGGGTACATCGAGGGGGTGCTGTCGGCCGCCGAACACCTCGAGCACGCGGCGCGCGCCGGCGATGTGGCGTTTGGCGGCGAGCTGCGCCTCGGCGTGCCTTCCACCCTCGGGCCGTACCTGCTGCCCCATGTGATCGAACCGTTCCCGCAGCGCTTTCCTGGCGCACGACTGACCATTTCCGAAGGCAAGCCGCGTGGCCTGCTGCGCCGGCTGGGCGAGGGTGAGCTCGATGCCGTGCTGGCGCCACCGAGCGCCACGGCCACCGGGCTGGATTCCACGGCGCTGTTCTTTGAGCCGTATGAGCTGATGTTGCACAAAGGCCACCCGCTGGCCGGACAGGCCGAGGTGGCGCTCACCGAACTCGATGCGGCGGATGCCACGCTGATGGCGGAAAGCCACGGCAATGGCGTGTCCGACCTGGGCATGCCGGGTGCGGCGCGGCCTGAGCGTATCCAGGATCTTTCGATCGAGAGCCTGGCCACCCTGGTGGCGCTGCGCGGTGGCTATACGCTGGTGCCGGTGCTGGCGCACGACCGCCTGCAGTCGATCCCGAACGTGGTGCTGGCTGCGGTGGCCGGCGCGCGCCCGGGCCGGCATATCGCGCTGTACTGGCGCAGCGCCTCGCCCTGGCGTGACGACCTGGCCGGCTTCGCGGACCTCCTGCGCACGCTGGCCACGACCATCCCCGGCCTGGACGCCGCCAGCTAATAAAACGCCGGACACCCCGTAGGAGCCCACCCTGTGGGCGACATCTTTCGCCTCAGGCCCCACGCCGCAGGCCCTGTGGCGTTTTGGCGAACGGCGTCGCCCACAGGGTGGGCTCCTACAATTGGACGAACGGCGTCGCCCACAGGGTGGGCTCCTACATTTAGGCGAACGGCGTCGCCCATGGGGTTTGATGGCGTTAGAAGCCGTTGTCGAGGGTCGAGCCGGTTAGGAGGCCGCGGGCGAGCATGGCGGTTTTCTTGGTCTGGAACAGCATGTGCCATTGGCGGCCGCCGAGCTGGTGCCAGAGCACCGCCGAGCGCACCGCGGCGAGCAGCGAGGCGCGGACGCGATCAACGTTGGCCTTCTGCTGGAGATGGGTGGGGTTGCCGGTGACCATCACACGTGGCTTCAGTGTCGACAGCGTGGTGGCGTAGAGCTCGGCCAGGCGCGCGGCGACGTTCGGATGCGTCAAGCCGAAATGCTCGACCTGGCGCTGCGTAGCGACGATACCTTCATGCAAACGGTTGCCCAACGTGCGGTTGCGCGCCAGCGAGCGCTCGAGGCGCAGCACGGTCACGCCCATGCGCATCACGGCGACATCGCGCGTGCTTTCGTCGAACTGGTTCACGAGCGTACGCAGGCCGCGGCGCACGCCGGCCACGTTGCCATACACGCCGGCGACGGTGTCCGAATCGATACGGAACACGCTGGCGAGGCTGGCCTCGTAAGCCACCTCATCGCAGCGGCCTTCGGTGGCCAGCTGGTGGGCCAGTGCAGCACCCTGGAATACGCCGGCCAGGGCCAGGACGCGTTCTTCATTCATGGAAGCAACTCACGTTGGTGCAGTTTGTAGGAGCCCACCCTGTGGGCGACGCCGTTCGCCATAACGCCACAGGGCCTGCGGCGTGAGGCCTGCGGCGTGAGGCCTGCGGCGTGAGGCCTGAGGCGAAAGATGTCGCCCACAGGGTGGGCTCCTACGAGGGGGTTCATTCGAGGCCACCGTAGGCGGCGTCGGTCGTGGCGATGACGGCGCCGCCGAGGCATTCGTCGCCGTCGTAGAGCACCACCGACTGGCCGGGCGTGACGGCGCGCTGGGGCTCGTCGAAGGTGATGTGCAGCGTATCGGCGCGGACCTCTACCGTGCAGGCCTGGTCGGCCTGGCGGTAGCGGGTCTTCGCCGTGCAGCGGAAGGAAAGGGCAGGCGGTTCGCCCGCCACCCACGTGGCATCGGTGGCGAACAGGCGGGTGGATTGCAGCCAGCGGTTTTCACCACCCTGGGCCACGATCAGCGTATTCGTGGCCACATCCTTGCCGACGACGTACCACGGCTCATTCGGCGCATCCGCACGGCCGCCGATACCCAGGCCGTTGCGCTGGCCCAGCGTGTAATACATGACGCCCTGGTGCTCGCCGACCTTGCGGCCATCCGGGTCCACCATGGCGCCGGGCTTCGCCGGCAGGTACTGCGCCAGGAATGCGCGGAAATCGCGCTCGCCGATGAAGCAGATGCCGGTGGAATCCTTCTTCGCCGCCGTCGGCAGGTTCGCCTCGCGGGCCATGTCGCGCACGACGGGCTTCTCGATCTCGCCTACCGGGAACAGCGTGGCCGAAAGCTGGCGCTGCCCGAGCGCATGCAGGAAGTAGGTCTGGTCCTTTGCCGCATCGACGGCGCGAAGCAGGCGGTAACGGCCTTCGTAAAAATCTACGCGCGCGTAGTGGCCCGTCGCGATCTTCTCCGCGCCGAGGGCCTGGGCGTGCTCAAGGAAGGTCTTGAACTTGATCTCGCGGTTGCACAGCACGTCCGGGTTGGGCGTGCGGCCTGCGGCGTATTCGGCCAGGAAGTGCTCGAAGACACCGTCCCAGTACTCGCCGGCGAAGTTCCGGGCATGGAAGGGGATGCCCAGCCGGCCGCAGACAGCGACCGCATCGCGGCGGTCATCATCGGTGGTGCAGGGGCCGGAGCGGTCATCCTCTTCCCAGTTCTGCATGAACATGCCTTCCACCTCGTGGCCGGCTTCTTTCAGCAGAATCGCCGCGACCGAGGAGTCGACCCCGCCGGAAACGCCCAGGATCACTTTCACGTGCGGGCATCCGGCAACAGGCTGGACACGGTATCCAGCGGGTAGCGGCGCCCATCAAGCCAGGCATCGATGGTGCTCAGGATCAGCGGGCTGCGCAGGCGCGGGCCCAGGGCCTCGATCTCGTCACGGCGCAGCCAGATCGCCCGGCGGATGCCGGTATCGAGCGTGCGGGTGGCGTCATGGGCCACCGAGCGGCCGCTGAAGCCGAAACGCAGCACCTGTTCGCCGTGCTCCTGGCTCATCCATTGCCAGACGCCAAGGAAGGCATCCAGTTCGACCGTGTGGCCGGTTTCTTCCAGCGTCTCGCGCACCGCGGCGGCCTGCAGGCTCTCACCCGGATCGAGGTGGCCAGCGGGCTGGTTGTACGCCAGTTCGCCGAAGATCTCCTCTTCGACGATGAGGTAGCGGTCACCGTGTGCGATGACGCAAGCGACCGTCACACGGGGGCACCACACGTTTTCGGCCGGGGCTGCGGTCTGGGTCATCTGACGAATGGGAGGGGGTGGCTCTGGAAAAAGACATATTGTGCCATCACCTGTGGAAATCGACCCCGTAAGGGCTCGAAATCCGGTGTATATAATCGAATCGCGTACCGAAGGTTCTTACTTAATGTCCCAGGAACACGAACACGATCAGGAAAACGAGCGCGGACACGGCCTGGCCATCGAAACCGCTCGTCCCGAGACGGCGAAGCCCCCGTTGTTCCAGGTCGTCTTGCTGAACGACGACTTCACACCGATGGATTTCGTGGTTGAGGTGCTACGGAGCTTTTTTGGCATGGACCAGGAACGGGCGGTCCAGGTGATGCTCCATGTACACACCAGGGGGAAGGGCGTGTGCGGAGTATTCACTCGCGAGGTGGCAGAAACGAAGGTGACCCAGGTAAATGAATACTCACGGTCCCA
This genomic interval carries:
- the mnmA gene encoding tRNA 2-thiouridine(34) synthase MnmA, whose protein sequence is MKVILGVSGGVDSSVAAILLKEAGHEVEGMFMQNWEEDDRSGPCTTDDDRRDAVAVCGRLGIPFHARNFAGEYWDGVFEHFLAEYAAGRTPNPDVLCNREIKFKTFLEHAQALGAEKIATGHYARVDFYEGRYRLLRAVDAAKDQTYFLHALGQRQLSATLFPVGEIEKPVVRDMAREANLPTAAKKDSTGICFIGERDFRAFLAQYLPAKPGAMVDPDGRKVGEHQGVMYYTLGQRNGLGIGGRADAPNEPWYVVGKDVATNTLIVAQGGENRWLQSTRLFATDATWVAGEPPALSFRCTAKTRYRQADQACTVEVRADTLHITFDEPQRAVTPGQSVVLYDGDECLGGAVIATTDAAYGGLE
- the acnA gene encoding aconitate hydratase AcnA, with the protein product MKDSFSVADKIEVNGKSHKIASLAKLGQKFDLKRLPFSMKILLENLLRQEDGVNVTSKEIEAVANWNAKAEPDTEISFMPARVVLQDFTGVPCVVDLAAMRDAVVKLGGNADRINPLVPAELVIDHSVQVDAFGAESALEKNVEIEFERNQERYSFLRWGQKAFNNFAVVPPRTGIVHQVNLENLARVVFTSDVNGESFAYPDSVFGTDSHTTMINGIGVLGWGVGGIEAEAAMLGQPSSMLIPQVVGFRLTGKLGEGVTATDLVLTVTQMLRKLGVVGKFVEFFGNGLQNLPLADRATIANMAPEYGATCGIFPIDQEALNYLRLSGREESQIALVETYAKAQGLWHDANTPEAEFTTVLDLDMSTVKPSLAGPKRPQDRVLLEGVKQSFLDVVGPLTANRKPKNGDAANFSNEGGGTAVGNEANKVGDDGVLVEKDGKSFRINDGSVVIAAITSCTNTSNPAVMLAAGLVAKKAAARGLTSKPWVKPSLGPGSLVVTEYLKKTGLLAELEKVNFYVVGYGCTTCIGNSGPLPAEISKGIAEGDLAVASVLSGNRNFEGRVHPEVKMNYLASPPLVVAYALAGTLNIDLTKDALGTGSDGQPVYLKDIWPSNQEISDLIAGAISPEMFKASYADVFKGDSRWNQIASPDGQTYAWDDSTYIKNPPYFDGMAAEAGTIEDIHGARAMGIFGDSITTDHISPAGSIKKDSPAGRFLISRGVEAKDFNSYGSRRGNDDVMVRGTFANIRIKNLMLDGVEGGYTKYIPTGEQMAIYDAAMKYKADGTPLVVLAGKEYGTGSSRDWAAKGTLLLGVKAVITESFERIHRSNLVGMGVLPCQFQDGENAQTLGLKGDEVFDITGLNGGESKTAQVKATRPDGSTKEFTVKVLLLTPKEREFFRHGGILQYVLRQLAKAA
- a CDS encoding LysR family transcriptional regulator, producing MISMALSSVSLRDLALVQAVAREGSFNSAARAMYISASGLSHQVQKVEQALGMPLFERGGRRVVPTSAGQRLLGYIEGVLSAAEHLEHAARAGDVAFGGELRLGVPSTLGPYLLPHVIEPFPQRFPGARLTISEGKPRGLLRRLGEGELDAVLAPPSATATGLDSTALFFEPYELMLHKGHPLAGQAEVALTELDAADATLMAESHGNGVSDLGMPGAARPERIQDLSIESLATLVALRGGYTLVPVLAHDRLQSIPNVVLAAVAGARPGRHIALYWRSASPWRDDLAGFADLLRTLATTIPGLDAAS
- the hflD gene encoding high frequency lysogenization protein HflD — its product is MNEERVLALAGVFQGAALAHQLATEGRCDEVAYEASLASVFRIDSDTVAGVYGNVAGVRRGLRTLVNQFDESTRDVAVMRMGVTVLRLERSLARNRTLGNRLHEGIVATQRQVEHFGLTHPNVAARLAELYATTLSTLKPRVMVTGNPTHLQQKANVDRVRASLLAAVRSAVLWHQLGGRQWHMLFQTKKTAMLARGLLTGSTLDNGF
- the clpS gene encoding ATP-dependent Clp protease adapter ClpS produces the protein MSQEHEHDQENERGHGLAIETARPETAKPPLFQVVLLNDDFTPMDFVVEVLRSFFGMDQERAVQVMLHVHTRGKGVCGVFTREVAETKVTQVNEYSRSHQHPLLCTMEKM
- a CDS encoding NUDIX hydrolase, which gives rise to MTQTAAPAENVWCPRVTVACVIAHGDRYLIVEEEIFGELAYNQPAGHLDPGESLQAAAVRETLEETGHTVELDAFLGVWQWMSQEHGEQVLRFGFSGRSVAHDATRTLDTGIRRAIWLRRDEIEALGPRLRSPLILSTIDAWLDGRRYPLDTVSSLLPDART
- a CDS encoding AMP-binding protein; this translates as MSNERPWLAHYPAGVPADIDVNAYRSVAAVFEESFQKFRDRPAYKNFGKVLTYGQIDELSTAFAGFLSGELGLKKGDRLAIMLPNLLQYPVVLFGALRLGLTVVNTNPLYTTRELHHQLEDSGAKAIVVLDNFAHTVQEALPGTRVEHVITTGVGDLIGFPKGSIINFVVKHIRKEVPAYKLPKQTRFNDAVARGKAHAMPSVDVGHDDIAFLQYTGGTTGVAKGAMLTHRNMIANMLQADAWISTAATAGEEVIVTALPLYHIFSLTANGLVFTRLGAMNLLITNPRDMKGFVKELSKEKFTAITGVNTLFNGLLNTPGFAELDFSRLHLSLGGGMAVQRAVAERWKKTTGVTLAEAYGLTETSPAACINPLDLKEYNGSIGLPIPSTYVQIWADDGTVLPIGEVGELCIKGPQVMKGYWNRPDETAKVLDANGWLRTGDIAKMDANGYLYIVDRKKDMILVSGFNVYPNEIEDIVMSHPGVAEVAAVGVDDEHSGEVVKIFVVRKDPSLTEEALREFCREKLTGYKRPKQIEFRDSLPKTNVGKILRRELRDEDRAKRKAAQA